From the genome of Desertibacillus haloalkaliphilus, one region includes:
- the phnE gene encoding phosphonate ABC transporter, permease protein PhnE: MIWFKRRYLVMLVALIAFIWYSMHLTDFQFQKFYQFINTLYFINERFFPLNWDILPKMIEESLVTLAMAFLGTFFALLIALPISFMAAYNTSRHPIFYSTTRSSLSVLRSIPEIVFGLVFVVAVGLGPFPAVIAIMLHNIGVLGKLISELIESSDHGPQEAMKAVGATRWVAVLFSILPQIWPNVLSHYFYRFEVAIRTSLILGFIGAGGIGQQLFNYFNTMQYKSVGIAILMISILVILVDFIGGKVRQRVI, from the coding sequence ATGATTTGGTTTAAACGTCGGTATCTTGTCATGCTCGTTGCGCTGATCGCATTTATTTGGTATAGCATGCATTTGACCGATTTCCAATTTCAAAAGTTTTATCAATTTATAAATACACTGTATTTTATAAATGAACGGTTTTTTCCATTGAATTGGGACATTCTCCCGAAGATGATTGAGGAAAGTCTCGTCACATTAGCAATGGCGTTTCTAGGGACTTTTTTTGCTTTACTTATTGCGTTACCGATTAGTTTTATGGCGGCTTATAATACAAGTCGTCATCCAATTTTTTATAGCACAACAAGGTCAAGTTTGAGTGTTCTTCGTTCGATCCCAGAGATTGTCTTCGGGTTAGTGTTTGTTGTTGCCGTTGGGCTCGGCCCATTTCCTGCTGTGATTGCGATTATGCTCCACAATATTGGTGTGCTAGGGAAGTTGATATCAGAGTTAATTGAATCTAGCGATCATGGACCGCAAGAAGCCATGAAGGCGGTTGGGGCGACGAGATGGGTCGCTGTTTTATTTTCGATTTTACCGCAAATTTGGCCAAATGTTCTTTCGCATTATTTCTATCGCTTTGAAGTCGCGATTCGAACGTCACTGATTCTTGGGTTTATTGGAGCCGGCGGAATAGGGCAACAATTATTTAATTATTTTAATACGATGCAATACAAATCAGTAGGAATAGCCATCTTAATGATTAGTATCCTCGTTATCCTCGTTGATTTTATCGGCGGTAAAGTCCGTCAACGAGTCATTTAG
- the phnC gene encoding phosphonate ABC transporter ATP-binding protein: protein MIEVKQLSVRYPKATSYALSDIDLSFKQGEFICILGKSGAGKSTFIRCLNGLQRPSKGEVSVDGIDISKQNEASLRKVRKQMGMIFQHFNLIPRISVLQNVLTGTFGTRPPLKNLLGLFSKQELEVAKRAIENVELVEQMNRRVEALSGGQKQRVGIARALIQQPTVFLGDEPVASLDPGTANKIFELLIQIHRDHQLLTIINVHDVTLAKQFATRILALRDGALIFDGTPQELTDDIYKKIYD, encoded by the coding sequence ATGATAGAAGTGAAACAATTATCCGTTCGGTACCCGAAAGCGACATCATACGCGCTCTCTGATATCGACTTATCGTTTAAACAAGGGGAGTTTATTTGCATATTAGGGAAAAGTGGTGCTGGGAAATCGACATTTATCCGCTGTTTAAATGGATTACAGCGACCGAGTAAGGGCGAAGTATCCGTTGACGGTATCGACATTTCTAAACAAAATGAAGCAAGCTTGCGCAAAGTTCGTAAACAAATGGGGATGATCTTTCAGCATTTTAACCTTATCCCACGCATCTCTGTTCTGCAAAATGTGTTAACAGGAACATTTGGGACAAGACCCCCATTAAAAAACCTTCTTGGGTTGTTTTCGAAGCAAGAGCTTGAGGTGGCAAAACGTGCGATAGAAAATGTTGAATTAGTAGAGCAGATGAATCGACGCGTGGAAGCCTTAAGTGGAGGCCAAAAACAACGAGTTGGGATTGCCCGAGCATTAATCCAACAACCAACCGTATTTTTAGGTGATGAGCCTGTGGCTAGCTTGGATCCTGGAACGGCAAATAAGATCTTTGAGCTTCTGATACAGATTCATCGTGACCATCAGCTTCTTACTATTATTAACGTCCATGATGTGACTTTAGCTAAACAATTCGCAACAAGAATTTTGGCTTTACGGGATGGAGCGTTGATTTTTGATGGAACGCCACAAGAGCTAACTGATGATATCTACAAGAAGATTTATGATTAG
- the selD gene encoding selenide, water dikinase SelD has product MENHEKIRLTSLSTKAGUGCKIGPEDLAQVLRHLPEQEHDSNLLVGLDTSDDAGAYQLTEDLAMIQTVDYFTPVVDDPYMFGQIAAANALSDVYAMGGKPKTVLNIVGFPIKKLPEEMLAQILCGAADKVKEAGALIVGGHSIDDQEPKFGMAVTGLAHPNDIYKNVGAKPGDALVLTKPIGVGILTTGIKRDAVTEEQEQAVTETMASLNKIAAETLANFKPHSVTDVTGFGLLGHSYEMAKGSDVSFMINHDDVPVLDGTKELAEKGIVPGGSKANQRWLSDEISFDNQVSEADQMILFDAITSGGLLISLPKNDAEAYVEALQEKGLTDAAIIGEVTERYERPIHVK; this is encoded by the coding sequence ATGGAAAACCATGAAAAGATTCGTTTAACATCACTATCTACAAAAGCCGGTTGAGGATGCAAAATTGGTCCAGAAGACCTGGCGCAAGTTTTGCGTCATTTACCAGAACAAGAGCATGATTCCAATTTATTAGTCGGATTAGACACATCAGATGATGCTGGTGCGTATCAATTAACTGAAGATTTAGCGATGATTCAGACGGTTGACTACTTCACTCCCGTTGTTGATGATCCATATATGTTTGGGCAAATTGCAGCTGCTAATGCACTTAGCGATGTATATGCCATGGGTGGGAAACCAAAGACAGTCTTAAATATTGTTGGATTTCCTATTAAAAAGTTACCTGAAGAAATGTTAGCACAAATCTTGTGTGGTGCCGCAGATAAAGTAAAAGAAGCTGGCGCTCTTATTGTAGGTGGTCATTCAATTGATGACCAAGAACCAAAATTCGGCATGGCCGTCACTGGGCTTGCCCACCCAAATGACATCTACAAAAATGTCGGAGCAAAACCTGGGGACGCATTAGTGCTGACAAAGCCTATTGGTGTGGGCATTTTAACAACTGGCATCAAACGTGATGCTGTTACCGAAGAGCAAGAACAAGCGGTTACAGAAACAATGGCTAGCTTAAACAAGATCGCAGCCGAAACTTTAGCAAACTTTAAGCCTCATTCCGTCACAGATGTTACTGGCTTTGGTCTACTCGGTCACAGTTACGAAATGGCAAAAGGCAGTGATGTGAGCTTTATGATTAACCATGACGACGTCCCTGTTCTTGACGGGACGAAAGAATTGGCTGAAAAAGGAATTGTTCCTGGTGGTTCTAAAGCAAATCAGCGCTGGCTTAGTGATGAGATTTCCTTTGACAACCAAGTTTCTGAAGCAGATCAAATGATTTTATTTGATGCGATTACTTCAGGGGGTCTTCTCATTAGTTTGCCGAAAAATGATGCTGAGGCTTATGTTGAAGCCTTACAGGAAAAAGGCTTAACTGATGCTGCAATCATCGGAGAAGTGACTGAAAGGTACGAAAGACCCATTCATGTAAAATAA
- the selA gene encoding L-seryl-tRNA(Sec) selenium transferase encodes MNSYLREIPPIHELQQDPRFQSLLEEAPFGQVTKSLKEAVDQIRKEILTGDWDQQKHQYLKERLFAEVETKVNELSRYHLQRVINGTGTILHTNLGRARLSEEAIRQVNLTAANYSNLEYNIQKGSRGSRHDVIESILTEVTGAEAAIVVNNNAAAVYLILKALASDQEVIVSRGQLVEIGGSFRVSSIMEESGAKLVEVGTTNKTHLYDYEQAITEDTAMIMKVHTSNFKTIGFTESVDIEELVDVRAKHEGLILYEDLGSGALYDFRKHHIGEEPTVAEVLSKGVDLVSFSGDKLLGGPQAGIIAGKKELIKRLAKHQLARVLRVDKMTLAALEATLKAYVYGEEALNRIPVVRAVLTSETELKERTQRFVDQLDQKVWQWQLEKGTSQVGGGTMPDVELPSVLVHLRHPSLSAQQLFDRLRLGEPAIICRLKDDDLVIDLRTTTEEEVQIVVQALDQINKDCLS; translated from the coding sequence TTGAATAGCTATTTGCGCGAAATCCCTCCCATTCATGAACTTCAGCAAGATCCGCGCTTTCAATCGTTACTTGAGGAGGCACCATTTGGCCAAGTGACAAAATCATTAAAAGAAGCGGTTGACCAAATAAGGAAAGAGATATTAACAGGTGATTGGGATCAACAGAAGCATCAATACCTCAAAGAGCGGCTTTTTGCTGAAGTAGAAACGAAAGTGAATGAATTATCTCGTTATCACTTGCAGCGAGTGATTAACGGGACAGGAACGATTTTACATACAAATCTAGGTCGGGCACGCCTTAGTGAAGAAGCGATCCGCCAAGTGAATCTCACCGCCGCCAATTATTCTAACCTTGAATATAACATCCAAAAAGGATCACGCGGGTCACGACATGATGTGATCGAATCAATCCTAACAGAAGTAACGGGAGCTGAAGCGGCAATCGTTGTCAATAATAATGCCGCTGCTGTTTATCTCATTTTAAAAGCACTTGCCTCAGACCAGGAAGTTATCGTTTCAAGGGGACAACTGGTTGAAATCGGTGGATCGTTTCGGGTCTCCTCAATTATGGAGGAAAGTGGTGCGAAGTTAGTGGAAGTGGGTACAACAAATAAGACCCATCTTTATGATTATGAACAAGCCATCACTGAGGATACGGCGATGATTATGAAGGTCCACACCAGTAATTTTAAAACGATTGGATTTACCGAATCGGTAGATATCGAGGAGTTAGTAGATGTACGAGCGAAACATGAAGGGCTCATTCTTTATGAAGACTTAGGGAGTGGGGCACTCTATGATTTCCGCAAACATCACATTGGTGAAGAGCCAACGGTTGCTGAAGTTTTATCAAAAGGAGTTGATCTTGTCTCGTTTAGTGGCGACAAGCTGTTAGGAGGGCCACAAGCAGGCATTATCGCGGGTAAAAAAGAGTTGATTAAGCGACTGGCTAAGCATCAGCTTGCGCGTGTATTGCGCGTAGATAAAATGACATTGGCCGCGCTTGAGGCAACCTTGAAGGCTTACGTGTATGGCGAAGAAGCGTTGAACCGCATCCCTGTCGTCAGAGCGGTATTGACCTCGGAAACGGAACTGAAAGAACGCACCCAACGGTTTGTTGATCAGCTCGATCAAAAGGTTTGGCAGTGGCAACTTGAAAAAGGAACATCACAAGTTGGTGGAGGGACAATGCCAGATGTTGAGCTTCCGTCCGTGCTTGTCCACCTTAGGCATCCTAGTCTAAGTGCTCAACAGCTATTTGATCGTCTACGTCTCGGAGAACCGGCGATTATTTGTCGATTAAAGGATGATGATTTAGTCATTGACCTTCGTACAACCACGGAAGAAGAAGTACAGATCGTCGTACAAGCCCTTGACCAGATAAATAAAGACTGTCTCAGCTGA
- a CDS encoding small acid-soluble spore protein P, whose protein sequence is MTEHNTYKDQRKNAPKGQNPGQPEPLSGSKKVKKRNHVSQTNGEG, encoded by the coding sequence ATGACTGAACATAACACGTATAAAGACCAACGCAAAAACGCGCCAAAAGGACAAAACCCTGGGCAGCCCGAACCATTAAGCGGGTCGAAAAAAGTTAAAAAGCGTAACCATGTAAGTCAAACGAACGGCGAAGGATGA